From a single Bacillus pumilus genomic region:
- the rnhA gene encoding ribonuclease HI, giving the protein MEKVILYTDGGCRGNQNETNVGGWGAVLSYKGKEVELKGGKLNTTNNAMELTGVIEALKYIKTNNIHIEVYADSAYVVNGMNSWVKNWIKNNWRKSNKKPVENKELWMELNELVKNQASVTFLKVKGHSGDEGNEKADELANQAMDELE; this is encoded by the coding sequence ATGGAGAAAGTAATCTTATACACTGATGGTGGTTGTAGAGGAAACCAAAATGAAACAAATGTTGGAGGCTGGGGAGCAGTCTTATCATATAAAGGGAAAGAAGTTGAATTGAAAGGCGGCAAGTTAAACACAACAAACAATGCGATGGAACTAACAGGCGTAATTGAAGCTTTAAAGTATATAAAGACAAATAACATACATATTGAAGTGTATGCTGACTCCGCATATGTGGTTAACGGCATGAATAGTTGGGTGAAGAATTGGATTAAAAACAATTGGCGTAAATCAAACAAGAAACCAGTTGAAAACAAGGAACTGTGGATGGAATTAAATGAACTTGTTAAAAATCAAGCCTCAGTTACCTTTTTAAAAGTTAAGGGGCATAGTGGAGATGAAGGAAACGAAAAGGCAGATGAGTTGGCCAACCAAGCAATGGATGAGCTTGAATAG
- a CDS encoding helix-turn-helix domain-containing protein, which translates to MLNVEIGQCHIPRLLKDKNWTQADLARATGLTPQTIFQIINKPVDIRIRTAAKIAVALGCRIDDLFEFRIRH; encoded by the coding sequence ATGTTAAATGTAGAGATCGGGCAATGCCATATTCCTAGACTCCTGAAAGACAAAAATTGGACTCAGGCTGACTTAGCGCGTGCCACTGGCCTGACACCACAAACCATCTTTCAAATAATCAACAAACCTGTAGACATCCGTATAAGAACGGCAGCTAAGATCGCTGTGGCTCTTGGATGCAGGATTGACGATTTGTTTGAGTTTAGAATAAGGCATTGA
- a CDS encoding RNA ligase → MRTLVLTRGCPGVGKSTWIKEAGLEQYTLSADNIRLLFQSPVLNTQGKYEISPKHDNKVWDTLFTLLEDRMQRGEFTIIDATHSKQSMISRYKPLAQKYKYRVYVLDFSDVEIERILKRNKMRPEHKHVPESSILNIYERMTTEKVPSWVKVLKPDEFESVMKYEPKSYDEYSKIHIFGDIHGCNSVLQKYLEGDLKEDELYIFVGDLIDRGIENAELLEFMFSIKDQRNVIILEGNHDRYINMYGNDEETPSSTFNNKTKPELDQSNVDKKDMRQLARKLHQLAYFTYKDKKYIVTHGGVSTLPENLLLTATTQFINGVGDYSDDIDYEFSKNTDGQDIVQIHGHRNMYRLPIMAADRSYNLEGQVERGGHLRVVTLSESGIETHEVKNDIYKHEISKNETDNNFLESIGDLIEHLRNHEYIQETKLPDSISSFNFTKQAFRKKKWDETNVKARGLFINTESNEIVSRSYDKFFNIGERTETRMHHLVDTLKFPVTVYDKANGYLGTVGYDSLSNQLVFTSKSFTSKLSNDHAKWVEELFYKTFNQNQVKLIEEYLKVNKASFVFEVILPEKDPHIIEYKEDKLVLLDIVYRQMKYEKAPYSEVETVAKRLLIECKRQVSVFDNWTDFYRWYLNVSVDYSIEEEGYVIEDAAGFMTKLKLPYYNFWKQMRGLKHKISNKHEHTINTGSLYTPMHNRFFAWAKTKDRRYLRSTSIIKLRNEYEAESKKEMKA, encoded by the coding sequence ATGAGAACATTAGTGCTAACAAGAGGATGTCCAGGTGTAGGAAAATCAACTTGGATTAAGGAAGCAGGACTCGAACAGTATACATTATCTGCGGACAACATCAGACTGCTGTTTCAGTCTCCTGTGTTAAATACACAAGGGAAATATGAAATTTCACCCAAGCATGATAATAAGGTTTGGGACACACTTTTTACATTATTAGAAGACAGAATGCAGCGAGGAGAATTCACAATCATTGATGCGACACACTCTAAGCAAAGCATGATCTCAAGATATAAACCTTTAGCTCAAAAATATAAATATCGTGTATATGTTTTGGATTTTTCAGATGTGGAGATTGAAAGAATTCTAAAAAGAAATAAAATGCGGCCTGAGCACAAACATGTTCCTGAAAGCAGCATATTAAATATCTATGAAAGAATGACAACTGAAAAAGTACCTTCTTGGGTAAAAGTGCTGAAGCCTGATGAATTTGAATCTGTAATGAAGTATGAGCCAAAGTCTTATGATGAATATTCAAAGATTCATATTTTTGGAGATATTCACGGTTGTAACAGCGTTCTTCAGAAATACTTAGAAGGTGACTTAAAAGAAGACGAATTATATATATTTGTAGGAGACCTTATCGACAGAGGAATAGAGAACGCTGAGTTGCTAGAGTTCATGTTTTCAATCAAAGATCAAAGAAATGTGATTATCTTAGAGGGGAATCACGATAGATACATAAACATGTATGGCAATGATGAAGAAACGCCAAGCAGCACATTTAATAACAAAACAAAGCCTGAGCTTGATCAATCAAATGTTGATAAGAAAGACATGAGACAACTTGCCAGAAAACTTCATCAATTGGCTTACTTCACATATAAAGATAAGAAATATATTGTGACTCACGGAGGGGTATCCACATTACCAGAGAATCTTCTGTTGACCGCAACAACACAATTTATCAATGGAGTTGGAGACTATTCAGATGATATCGATTATGAATTCTCCAAAAATACTGATGGTCAAGACATTGTGCAGATACATGGACACAGAAACATGTACCGATTGCCTATTATGGCTGCTGATAGATCATATAATCTAGAAGGGCAAGTTGAAAGAGGCGGACATCTTAGAGTAGTTACACTGTCTGAGAGTGGAATCGAAACACATGAAGTTAAAAACGATATTTATAAGCATGAGATTTCTAAAAATGAAACTGATAACAATTTTTTAGAATCAATTGGTGACTTGATTGAGCACCTACGTAATCATGAGTATATTCAAGAGACTAAATTGCCAGACAGTATTTCTTCATTCAACTTTACAAAACAAGCGTTTAGAAAGAAAAAATGGGATGAAACAAATGTTAAGGCAAGAGGATTGTTTATCAATACTGAAAGCAATGAAATTGTAAGTAGAAGTTATGATAAGTTCTTTAATATTGGTGAAAGAACAGAGACAAGAATGCATCATCTTGTTGATACATTGAAATTTCCTGTAACAGTTTATGATAAAGCAAACGGATACTTAGGTACTGTAGGGTATGATTCTTTATCTAATCAATTAGTATTCACATCCAAGTCATTTACGTCAAAATTATCAAATGATCACGCAAAATGGGTAGAAGAATTATTCTATAAAACATTTAACCAAAATCAAGTAAAGCTGATTGAAGAATATTTGAAAGTAAACAAGGCATCATTTGTATTTGAAGTAATACTTCCAGAAAAAGATCCTCATATTATTGAATACAAGGAAGACAAATTAGTTCTGTTAGACATTGTTTACCGACAAATGAAATATGAAAAAGCTCCATATTCGGAAGTGGAAACTGTAGCAAAGAGGTTATTAATTGAGTGTAAAAGACAGGTGTCTGTGTTTGACAACTGGACTGACTTTTATCGATGGTATTTGAATGTGTCTGTCGATTATTCAATAGAAGAGGAAGGCTATGTCATTGAAGATGCTGCAGGATTCATGACAAAATTAAAACTTCCTTATTATAATTTTTGGAAACAAATGAGAGGTTTAAAGCATAAGATTAGCAACAAACATGAACACACAATCAACACTGGGAGCTTGTACACTCCAATGCATAATAGATTCTTCGCATGGGCTAAAACAAAGGATAGAAGATATTTAAGATCAACATCTATTATCAAATTGAGAAATGAGTATGAAGCGGAGTCGAAAAAGGAGATGAAAGCATGA
- a CDS encoding DHH family phosphoesterase translates to MEYKLIGSNDYLKNPIKTILVNRGITNPSGFIDVGKSSELNYSLLNNIDKAAELIIQHLENKNNIFIQVDCDADGYTSSAILIGYIKKAYPRAKITYRLQEGKQHGINPDDVPSNTDLVIIPDAGSNQYDEHKVLKDRGLETIVIDHHDCDIESEDALIVNNQLSPEYKNKSLTGAGMVYKVCQALDAKLHKDIAKKFVDLVSIGNIADSADSRELETRYYMYLGLNELKNPLLRKLFKKQEYSTGGNKTIQSTQFYINPLINAAIRVGSREEKEQMFKALLGSREKVPYKKRGSDTEEMVSIQDDTVRMLTNLKGKQKRLVDKATEEIEIRIESKGLLDNKVLIVYVEGILDKDLTGLVANKLADFYKRPVLLARKDEEEGMLTGSIRGYDKGEIKDFKELLLSTNQFEFVEGHPNAAGFKIKRERLAEVNDELNDRLREIEHNDCFEVDFEIPSNKLSKKFIFTIDNYKFLWGYKVEEPLISITNIEIAAEDIEHIGKKNKNTIKFKWNDIEYIRLKSDIEFYESLTSNKSKLLVLNIIGKAKANEYMGRKTAQFEIVELEVVETKEKELVF, encoded by the coding sequence ATGGAGTACAAACTTATAGGTAGTAATGATTACCTCAAAAATCCGATTAAAACAATCCTTGTTAATAGAGGGATTACTAATCCAAGTGGTTTTATTGATGTGGGAAAAAGCAGTGAATTGAATTATTCCTTATTAAACAATATTGATAAAGCTGCTGAATTAATTATTCAACATTTAGAAAACAAAAATAACATATTTATTCAAGTGGATTGTGATGCGGATGGCTATACTTCATCAGCAATTTTAATTGGATACATTAAAAAAGCGTACCCTAGAGCGAAAATTACCTATAGATTACAAGAAGGTAAGCAACATGGAATCAATCCAGATGATGTTCCATCAAATACGGATTTAGTTATCATTCCTGATGCAGGATCTAATCAATATGATGAACATAAAGTACTTAAGGATAGAGGTCTTGAGACTATAGTAATTGATCATCATGACTGTGACATTGAGTCTGAAGACGCTCTAATTGTTAATAACCAGTTGTCTCCTGAATACAAGAACAAGTCTCTAACAGGAGCAGGGATGGTCTATAAGGTATGCCAGGCATTAGATGCAAAACTCCATAAAGATATCGCCAAAAAGTTTGTCGACTTAGTTTCTATCGGTAATATTGCTGATTCAGCCGATTCACGTGAATTGGAAACGAGATATTACATGTATTTAGGATTGAATGAGTTGAAAAATCCATTGCTTAGAAAGTTGTTTAAAAAGCAAGAGTATTCTACGGGTGGTAATAAAACAATTCAAAGCACACAATTTTACATCAATCCTTTGATAAATGCGGCGATAAGAGTTGGCAGCAGAGAAGAAAAAGAACAAATGTTTAAAGCTTTGCTTGGATCCAGAGAGAAAGTGCCATACAAAAAAAGGGGTTCAGATACTGAAGAAATGGTTTCTATTCAGGATGATACAGTAAGGATGCTTACCAATCTGAAAGGGAAACAAAAAAGATTGGTTGATAAAGCTACAGAAGAGATTGAAATTAGAATTGAAAGCAAGGGTTTGTTAGATAACAAAGTGCTCATTGTGTATGTGGAAGGTATCCTTGATAAAGACTTAACAGGGCTTGTGGCAAATAAACTGGCAGATTTCTATAAAAGACCTGTTTTATTGGCTAGGAAAGATGAAGAAGAAGGAATGCTTACAGGTTCTATTAGAGGATATGACAAAGGTGAGATTAAAGATTTTAAAGAATTGCTTTTGTCTACAAATCAATTCGAATTTGTAGAAGGTCACCCGAATGCTGCTGGCTTTAAAATTAAAAGAGAGAGACTTGCAGAAGTTAATGACGAACTGAATGATCGGCTAAGGGAAATTGAACATAATGATTGCTTTGAAGTGGATTTTGAAATCCCATCTAATAAGTTAAGCAAAAAGTTTATATTTACAATCGATAACTATAAATTCTTATGGGGCTACAAAGTTGAAGAACCTTTGATTTCAATAACAAACATTGAAATTGCTGCAGAAGATATCGAACACATAGGGAAAAAGAACAAAAACACTATTAAGTTCAAGTGGAACGACATTGAATACATACGTTTAAAAAGTGATATAGAGTTTTACGAAAGCCTAACATCAAACAAGAGCAAATTACTTGTTTTAAACATCATTGGAAAAGCAAAGGCGAATGAATATATGGGAAGAAAAACAGCTCAGTTTGAAATTGTTGAACTGGAGGTGGTTGAAACCAAGGAAAAAGAACTCGTGTTCTAG
- a CDS encoding guanylate kinase: MNKLIVLSGHSGGGKTSLMRQIMKNEVVSFSTRKPRQGEIDGVDYKFISLEKFNELKEKGKLIEQVKYSGSYYGIDQEEFENKLSIGNAFVIVDYHGMQQIKKVYPNCVTLFLYTPYDQAYNQMIQRGDTLDKVEQRLSTYHHEMKNKKEYDYVIKNNHGMFDITKQIIEKIIESEEGVK; the protein is encoded by the coding sequence ATGAATAAGCTAATTGTGTTATCAGGTCATAGCGGTGGCGGTAAAACCAGTTTAATGCGTCAAATCATGAAGAATGAAGTTGTGTCATTTTCTACTAGGAAACCGAGACAAGGCGAAATTGATGGAGTGGATTATAAATTTATCAGTCTTGAAAAATTCAACGAGTTAAAGGAAAAAGGCAAGCTAATCGAACAAGTTAAATATAGTGGCAGTTATTATGGAATTGATCAAGAAGAATTTGAAAATAAACTGAGTATAGGGAATGCGTTTGTAATTGTTGATTATCATGGAATGCAGCAGATAAAAAAGGTCTATCCTAATTGTGTCACGTTGTTTTTGTATACTCCTTACGACCAGGCATATAATCAAATGATTCAAAGGGGAGATACATTAGATAAAGTTGAACAAAGATTGAGTACATACCATCATGAGATGAAAAACAAAAAAGAGTATGACTATGTCATAAAAAACAATCACGGTATGTTTGATATCACAAAACAAATAATTGAAAAAATTATCGAATCGGAAGAAGGTGTGAAGTAA
- a CDS encoding replicative DNA helicase, giving the protein MLQDKQTIMQVLGCILKDPSIVAESSKYKLVPEDFPEKFHRIIFSVMRNLQRQGVEDLNLIEIVGYLQEYPTQYKVFEDANGDEYIEKVQEFPSLENFDYYYEKLKKFSLLREMQGIGFDISGIYDDTLIDPKEQEEMQSNFDSTSVEEILRIYENNIVEIKEKFKESSDSSSIQGGEGVNKLLERIKKSPEIGAPMNSEMLTSLFRGSRLKKFYLRSGTTGVGKTRNMVADACVLSATMLYDTKKEQWIENKWGKHSNVTSTEMLQEELQTIALAFISDVNEEKIQLNNMSEDEEARVIKAAKILSDSPIWFDYLPDFNIQEIERTIERNVVKNRVQYYFYDYIHTSVSIFAEMAKGSGIKLREDQVLLVISDKLKTLANKYGIFLSSATQLNGEWKEAWKKGEVIDGQYLSGSKAVANKIDAGMIILPLSNKEKKAVEKIMTASGSFGGREPNFVVHVYKNRGNRHVNVKVFTYINMGTMRIKDCFVTNVDNEIVNVDKLVIQAG; this is encoded by the coding sequence TTGTTACAAGATAAACAAACAATAATGCAAGTTCTGGGATGTATTTTAAAAGATCCTTCAATTGTGGCTGAAAGCAGCAAATACAAACTTGTGCCCGAAGATTTCCCTGAGAAGTTTCATAGGATCATTTTTTCTGTTATGCGTAATCTTCAGCGACAGGGAGTTGAAGATCTCAACTTAATTGAGATTGTAGGCTATCTTCAAGAGTACCCAACTCAATATAAGGTTTTTGAAGATGCTAACGGGGATGAATATATTGAGAAAGTTCAGGAATTCCCCTCACTAGAGAATTTTGATTACTATTATGAAAAGTTAAAAAAGTTCAGTTTGCTTAGAGAAATGCAAGGTATCGGATTTGATATTAGTGGAATCTATGATGATACATTGATTGATCCTAAAGAACAAGAAGAAATGCAGTCTAACTTTGATTCAACCTCAGTTGAAGAGATTTTGAGAATTTATGAAAATAATATTGTTGAAATCAAAGAAAAATTTAAAGAATCATCAGATAGTAGTAGCATCCAGGGTGGAGAAGGTGTCAACAAATTATTAGAAAGAATAAAAAAATCCCCTGAAATTGGTGCCCCGATGAATAGTGAAATGCTTACTTCCCTTTTTAGAGGATCTAGGTTGAAAAAATTCTATCTTCGTTCAGGTACAACTGGAGTAGGAAAGACTCGAAACATGGTTGCTGATGCTTGTGTTTTAAGTGCCACAATGCTTTATGACACAAAAAAGGAGCAATGGATTGAAAATAAATGGGGCAAACATTCGAACGTAACTTCAACAGAAATGTTGCAAGAAGAATTACAAACCATTGCGTTGGCCTTCATTAGTGATGTGAACGAAGAGAAAATTCAATTAAACAATATGAGTGAAGATGAAGAAGCAAGGGTAATTAAGGCAGCTAAAATTCTAAGTGATTCCCCAATTTGGTTTGATTATTTGCCAGACTTTAATATTCAAGAGATTGAGAGAACAATTGAAAGGAATGTAGTGAAAAATAGGGTTCAGTATTATTTCTATGATTACATCCATACATCAGTTTCAATCTTTGCTGAAATGGCAAAAGGAAGTGGAATAAAACTTAGGGAAGATCAAGTTTTGCTTGTAATATCGGATAAATTAAAAACATTAGCTAATAAGTATGGCATTTTTCTTTCATCTGCGACACAGTTGAATGGAGAGTGGAAAGAAGCTTGGAAAAAAGGAGAAGTGATTGATGGGCAATATTTAAGTGGAAGTAAAGCAGTAGCAAACAAAATTGATGCTGGGATGATTATATTGCCTTTAAGCAACAAAGAAAAAAAAGCAGTTGAAAAAATTATGACTGCTAGTGGCAGTTTCGGAGGAAGAGAACCTAACTTCGTAGTTCATGTATATAAGAATCGTGGAAATAGACATGTGAACGTGAAAGTCTTTACATACATAAACATGGGAACTATGCGAATTAAAGATTGCTTTGTTACTAATGTAGACAATGAAATTGTTAATGTAGATAAACTTGTTATTCAGGCAGGATAG
- a CDS encoding ATP-dependent DNA helicase: MKEGSISTKTFELSEMQQEAVRIIEDWFKNSKKKSFFLAGYAGTGKTTLVEYIIKKLQMKDSEVAFACYTGKASLVVTRKANGKYTASTIHKLIYNVRTDRNGDLHSEKKSKDELSHLKLIVIDEASMVDGQIMKDIKSFGIKILFIGDTGQLPPVSQNGIEDFMSMFNNPDFTLTEIHRQAAENPIIKLSMMARTKQDIAPGVYGENKEVVVIDKVTWEAHKNRLYKSADQIICGFNKTRSHINDEIRELLGFDSVYPMIGDKMICLKNDWDKSVNDYSLVNGMTGYVHKVYSSDEIKRDPKYESTVIDFRPDFTDEFFKELYIPNDSIGNPSFKLLPYDESDYNRFDFGYAITCHKSQGSQWDNVVVLNEVLNHETHHRWLYTAITRAAERLILVV, from the coding sequence ATGAAGGAGGGGAGTATATCGACTAAGACATTTGAGTTATCAGAGATGCAACAAGAAGCTGTAAGGATTATTGAAGACTGGTTTAAGAATTCAAAAAAGAAATCATTTTTCCTTGCAGGATATGCTGGGACAGGAAAAACAACCCTGGTTGAATACATAATTAAGAAATTACAAATGAAAGATAGCGAAGTGGCTTTTGCTTGTTATACAGGCAAAGCGTCCTTGGTTGTAACAAGAAAAGCAAACGGGAAGTATACAGCAAGTACAATACATAAACTTATTTACAACGTTAGAACAGATAGAAATGGTGACTTACATTCTGAAAAAAAATCCAAGGACGAGTTATCTCATTTAAAACTGATTGTGATTGATGAAGCTTCAATGGTGGATGGCCAAATAATGAAGGATATTAAATCATTTGGTATCAAAATTTTGTTTATTGGTGATACAGGACAATTGCCACCAGTTTCTCAAAATGGAATAGAAGATTTCATGTCTATGTTCAACAATCCAGATTTCACTCTTACAGAGATTCATAGACAAGCAGCTGAAAACCCTATTATCAAATTGTCAATGATGGCAAGAACAAAGCAAGATATTGCACCTGGTGTATATGGAGAGAACAAAGAAGTTGTTGTCATAGATAAAGTAACATGGGAAGCACATAAAAACAGATTATATAAAAGTGCTGATCAAATCATTTGTGGGTTCAATAAAACAAGGTCTCATATTAACGATGAGATTAGAGAGCTTTTAGGTTTCGACTCAGTTTATCCAATGATTGGAGATAAAATGATATGCCTAAAGAATGATTGGGATAAATCAGTTAACGATTATTCTCTAGTTAATGGAATGACTGGTTATGTACATAAAGTATATAGCAGTGATGAAATTAAAAGGGATCCTAAATATGAATCAACAGTTATTGATTTTAGACCAGACTTTACAGATGAATTTTTCAAAGAACTTTATATTCCAAATGATTCAATAGGCAATCCAAGCTTTAAATTACTGCCCTATGATGAATCTGATTACAATCGTTTTGATTTTGGGTATGCAATAACCTGTCATAAGTCTCAGGGATCTCAATGGGACAATGTTGTTGTACTTAACGAAGTGCTAAATCATGAAACGCATCACAGATGGCTTTATACAGCTATCACTAGAGCAGCTGAAAGACTTATACTTGTTGTTTAA
- a CDS encoding SLOG family protein yields the protein MAIDFKKFSDPEWIKQQREKREEERRIFEESEKIRHKTVCFTGHRPQKLGGYNMKNPTMLKLKEKLLEVIEILIEENECERFITGGALGADTAAFWCVHIMKEKYPHIKNIVAVPFENQDKKWSIEQQAWYRKMLDKADEVIKVDEKEKYKDSTVPVGEYSVAKLSRRNEYMVDHSKNIVAIYDGSKSGTSNCLYYAQNRYLGHTIWRLFPQYDFELEVYYTPS from the coding sequence TTGGCTATTGATTTTAAAAAGTTTTCTGATCCAGAGTGGATAAAGCAACAAAGGGAAAAAAGAGAAGAAGAACGACGCATCTTTGAAGAAAGTGAAAAAATAAGACATAAAACAGTGTGCTTCACAGGTCATCGTCCACAAAAATTGGGTGGGTATAACATGAAGAATCCAACAATGTTGAAGTTAAAAGAAAAGCTTCTCGAAGTGATTGAAATATTGATCGAAGAAAATGAATGTGAAAGGTTTATCACTGGTGGTGCTTTAGGAGCTGATACTGCTGCGTTCTGGTGTGTACATATTATGAAAGAAAAGTATCCTCATATCAAAAATATTGTTGCGGTGCCATTTGAAAATCAAGATAAGAAATGGTCTATAGAGCAACAGGCCTGGTACAGAAAGATGTTAGATAAAGCTGATGAAGTAATCAAAGTGGATGAAAAAGAAAAGTACAAAGATAGTACTGTTCCAGTTGGAGAATATTCAGTTGCAAAGCTTAGTAGGAGAAATGAATACATGGTTGATCACAGCAAAAACATTGTAGCTATTTATGATGGGAGTAAGAGCGGTACATCAAACTGCTTGTACTATGCTCAAAATAGATATCTAGGTCACACTATATGGAGACTGTTTCCCCAATATGATTTTGAATTAGAAGTTTACTATACACCAAGTTAG
- a CDS encoding ATP-binding protein: protein MSGLDIFKPEVSVIAKGIEGKVVTIYGSNNLGKSKQSSRMTKPLYLPFEKGLNAIAGVNFMPINSWGDFKKVNKQLSKNVEKAKEKYQTIVVDEVDAFAKYATKYVCNQYNVERIKDGNDGFGLWKEYENEVWDEINKLISNGFTVIFIAHAEADKKGKIYPKGDKRALAPVIDNSDIVVYLESNGVDEEKNVIKSSAWMAETDDFFARSRFDYIDTYLEEFTAENLNQAIIEAVERQEAAEGITAVTYEQQKEVNSSESQDFDSLMNSIKETGKKLNAEGKLEKLNEVVEKHLGKDKKVTECTPKQLDVMSVILDDLNDLLD, encoded by the coding sequence TTGTCAGGATTAGATATTTTTAAGCCAGAAGTTTCAGTAATTGCAAAAGGAATTGAAGGTAAGGTTGTCACTATTTATGGTTCTAACAACTTAGGTAAGAGCAAGCAATCATCAAGAATGACTAAACCATTGTACTTACCTTTTGAAAAAGGATTAAATGCAATTGCTGGTGTAAATTTTATGCCAATCAATAGTTGGGGAGACTTTAAAAAGGTAAACAAGCAGCTTTCCAAAAACGTTGAAAAAGCAAAGGAAAAGTATCAAACAATTGTTGTAGACGAGGTTGATGCATTTGCAAAGTATGCGACAAAATATGTTTGTAATCAATACAATGTTGAAAGAATTAAAGATGGAAACGATGGTTTTGGATTGTGGAAAGAGTATGAAAATGAAGTTTGGGATGAGATTAATAAATTAATTAGCAATGGTTTTACAGTTATTTTTATCGCTCATGCAGAAGCAGATAAAAAAGGTAAAATCTATCCTAAAGGTGATAAACGTGCCTTAGCTCCAGTAATTGATAACAGTGATATTGTAGTTTACTTAGAATCTAATGGAGTTGATGAAGAAAAGAATGTTATCAAATCAAGTGCGTGGATGGCCGAAACAGATGATTTCTTTGCTCGATCTCGATTTGATTATATTGATACATATCTAGAGGAATTCACAGCCGAGAATCTAAACCAAGCCATTATTGAAGCGGTTGAGAGACAAGAAGCAGCTGAAGGTATCACAGCAGTTACATATGAGCAACAAAAAGAGGTGAACTCCTCAGAGAGTCAGGATTTTGACAGTTTAATGAACAGCATCAAAGAGACTGGCAAGAAACTTAATGCTGAAGGGAAACTCGAAAAATTGAATGAAGTGGTTGAAAAACATTTGGGCAAAGACAAGAAAGTAACTGAGTGCACACCAAAGCAGTTAGATGTCATGTCGGTAATCCTTGATGATCTAAATGATTTATTAGATTAA
- a CDS encoding metallophosphoesterase family protein, with the protein MKYDKTFVLSDIHGELAKFKELLQYWKPNEENLVILGDLIDRGEHSLEVVQLAMDLQETYSEQVVVLKGNHEDMLSIFLSEKDYETGDWYFNNGGNRTCESFTHYSFPLYFHSYEERANKMLQVSNKEIQFLKQLPLFYEFGDTLFVHAGINPHLRDWRKSVEKDFLWTRGHWNHPNETGKTVIFGHTPVRHIHDSDDIWISKCKSYIGIDGGVVFKGQLNGIVIDKKGQILDKYKV; encoded by the coding sequence ATGAAATACGATAAAACATTCGTTTTAAGCGATATACACGGTGAATTGGCAAAGTTTAAAGAGCTGCTTCAATACTGGAAACCCAATGAAGAAAACCTGGTTATCCTTGGTGACCTAATTGATAGGGGAGAACATTCATTAGAGGTCGTTCAATTAGCCATGGATCTACAAGAAACTTACAGTGAACAAGTTGTGGTTTTAAAAGGAAATCATGAAGACATGCTTTCAATTTTCTTATCTGAAAAGGATTATGAAACAGGCGATTGGTATTTTAACAATGGTGGGAACAGAACATGCGAAAGCTTCACACATTATAGTTTCCCATTATATTTCCACAGTTATGAAGAGAGAGCTAATAAAATGTTGCAAGTGTCGAATAAGGAAATTCAATTTCTTAAGCAGTTGCCTCTGTTTTATGAATTTGGAGATACGCTTTTTGTACATGCAGGGATTAATCCTCATTTAAGAGACTGGAGAAAATCAGTTGAGAAAGATTTCCTATGGACTAGAGGTCATTGGAACCATCCAAATGAAACAGGAAAGACTGTCATTTTTGGACATACACCAGTTAGGCATATTCATGATAGTGATGATATTTGGATAAGTAAATGCAAATCATACATAGGCATTGATGGTGGCGTAGTTTTTAAGGGACAACTAAATGGCATTGTGATCGATAAAAAAGGTCAAATTTTAGATAAATATAAAGTGTAG